ttaagcattATTAAACCTTAGCATTATTATCAGGCTGTAAAATTATGaagttttctttgttataactggttcacatgtaataaataaggtccataaaagaaaagtaacagtgttaacgcttaatagactacaaaagtgatgatgtcacactccaagagggtaaccgtgaggaaggggattactttccaaacaactggTGTCAGGGTATAACATCaaaaaaggtaattttatttCCATGTAAATGCtataactaactgttttaataggtaagtgagtgtatgttactgatcattgaacctttaagcagtgaaaagacgtgttgggatggctgcagtgtggtttaaatcaccaaccatgtagtgggtgtgtcagccatccttaatgCTATAATGCTTGCAGTTGGGAGCACAGttagtacataacaatattcaaatgccccatggcagaaagaggaaaaagaaaaccctcaggagctgagtatggtaaatgaaaggctgagaaggaaaaggaccaagcaaaacagcagcagagaaatatcttctctttaatccaaataaagatggaagcagttcacagcatccagatgaaggaattttacttggagaggaggttagctcacatccgcatggaagcagtttggaacatcaagatgaaggtatattactttgagatgagggtagctcagatccacaaaaaagcagtttggaaactcaagatgatggaaacttacttctagatgaaggcagctcacagcatcagactgatatggaagtggagaaaatgtattcaccttcagagacacatgcaaaaatgaagtaaatgaagtagaaggaaaaaaggatgaggaagttataaacaagttacagtatggggacccagcttcatggcccagatatGATGAAATGTGCAGCAAATTCTCATGGAACATGGACCCggacaagttcatgaatttcccttccctaaggatggaaataaaagaaaattctctgctcagcattacaagaggaaactcattcatggggaagaaattcatcgaAAGAACACTAGTAGATTTTCttgagcttgctgaagaaataaactttccaacagaatttgaaccagagccagtcTGCATTTGGTAAAATAAACAGCAGTTTTTGTATGAAGGATGAGATACACCCATTtagaacccaaaacaaaggttcagagtgaatttctacttcacaGTCCTTGATACAGCTATTCACTTGGTTGacaaaagatttcaacagatgcagcagctagagtcagtatttggctttctatatgatatccacagcttgcaaaagaaaacagcaaaatagataagagaattttgtataaaactggagttggCATTGACTCAtcaaaattcaaaagacattgatgctacagatttgtgtaggcttcaggctttttcaagacaacttaagaaacattccactcctgaagaagtactgaagtttgttaattaatatttttcatgcatttttatttgaaatccgactgaaatatcatctagctgtgtACACATATCTAGTTTGAAAATtttgtgtctctattttatctgatctcagaaactgAATAATTAAGcctgttaaaaaaaatgcttaaaaacattaaaaggaaaaaaaaggggcaaaatgtttcccagtttaccaaaaacctcagcctagatctgcccttggggtttgggggtggaggacgCGGATTACATGGCTCGCCTAGGGCGCCGGTTGCTGGCAGCTAGTCTCAGGCCGCCCCTGTCTGCGGTGTACGGGTAACATGCCACCTGCGGGCGTTTAATGCTGTTCCctggctctctccctctcttggggggagggatagctcagtgctttgagccttggcctgctaaacccaggagtgtaaattcaatccttgagggagccatttagggatctggggcaaaaatctgtctggggattggtcctgctttgagcagggagttggactagatgacctcctgtggtcccttccaaccctggtattctatgattcttgaaCAGCTACATCTCTCCCGCTAGAGTGTCTGGTTTCTATCAGGGTTTCGTTAGCCACGGGGCCCTTGCCAGATGTGCCCCCAGCCACATCCTCCGTCCCGGGGGCTTCTCAAGTGGAGGGCTCGGGCTGAATTTCAGAAGTAAAAATGCCACAGTAAAAGGTGGGCTGCAAACTGCCTATTCCGGCCCCTTTTTTCCCTGCACGCGCTCCTGGAGCCGAGCGCAGCCTCGCCCCCTCCCCGCTGTATGTTTTCGGGACAGATGTTTAAAACTTCAATCCCGGGCTGGCGCCGGCGCCGGCGCAGATGATGCATAGCGGCGGCACATTCCAATCCGCAGGGAGGGGAGCGGGAGCGGGGCACAAAGCTCCGGACTGAGCGCAGCCCGTGCTCTGCCATAATGCgctctgctggctgggtgccGGTGGCGCTGCTCTCAGGtgagggggccggggccggggccggggctgcaaAGCTGGGGAAGCCGGAGGGCTCCGCTCAGTGACTCGGTCACCTGCGGATGCGGCGGCCAGCGGCGCGAGCCGGTCCCGGGGGGGAGACGCGGGGAGATCAGGCCGGTGCGCGGGGTTCAGGCGGCCCGGCAGAGAGGAGGGCAGGCGGGTGCTGCCAGGCGCATGGGCTGTCTTTAAAAGCCCCGCACTGGGGCAGGTCAGTTTCTCGGCTGCAGTCGCTGGGGGCGGGGCGCAGCAGGAGGAACCTGTCGCTGTTTCAAAGGAGCTGGGCTGCAGCTTGAAGATCGCTGtgtcccctcctgcctccccgtGGGCTCCAACTGCCTAGTGCCCTCTTCACACCTCTGGGCTCGGCGGGGTTAGCTGGCTCTGGCCGGTAACTTGCAGCTGCCTAGCAAAGGCGACGGGTTTATTGCTTCCCTCGTTGTTGTCACTGTGGATGAATCTGCCGCTGGGTGAGTGAGCGGGAATCAGTGTCCATTAGTGAAATTACTAAGAAATGCAAAATGTGGTCCGAGTCACAGTGACTAAACCTATAATCCTACTAGCAggtagggccggctttaggccaattcaaccaattcccctgaatcgggccctgcgcctaagagggctccacgcccaagccccggtacggcatACCCgcgtggcccggcttccccagggggctatttaaagggccggggctccagctgcctctgctgcaccccttgccctgcctgcagtcagcccctgtctgcagcccctgctgcaccccctgcccgcagccagcccctgctgcaccccctgccctgcctgcagcctgccctgcaccccctgcccacagccagcccctgcagcaccccctgcccacagccaacccTTGCCGCAtcctctgccctgtctccagcccacccctgccgcacccccctgcggccctgcctgaagccagccagccccacacacaccctgcctgcacctcctgccctgcctgcaccagccctgcacctcctgccctgcctgcagccagccccgcaccccctgcccagccctgcaccctctgccctgcctgcagccagcctcgCATCccctgcccagactccagccaacccctgccgcaccccactgcctgaagccagccagtcctgcactcctctgtctccagcctgccaacccctgccacacacccttgcgaccctgcctgaagccagccagcctgccccacaccccctgtctctagccagccccgcaccccttgccctgcctgcagccagcccctacctccagtcagcccatGCCCTGCCTcgagccagccccatgtccactagtgccctgcagttcccacctgcttcaatgagggaggcagggagcagctgggacccacacatgtgcacaccagctagggtgaccagacagcaagtgtgaaaaattgggacgggggtgagggggtaataggatcctatataagaaaaagacccaaaaatcgggactgtccctataaaattgggacatctggtcaccctagcacacccccagggagtggcggggacccacacatgtgaaacggagctcattaataaccaatcaacagcatatatgatgctatgtacataatatataattgtattatttatatagttatggaaagtaaataatacatggaagaaatgaaaggcttttttttacatgtgtttttttttttttgttagtcatccctgccggggccccgccaaaaatgttctaattgggccccgcacttcctaaagccgtcCCTGCTAGCAGGGGAAACTCCCCTGACATCAGATAGTTGACCCGGGTTTTTAAGACGATGCGCCAATATCCCATTGCTTTTAAATGGAAGGAAAATTGGAACTTTACTAACTTTTATAATAAGCCACGAGTGTTGTTTCTGGAACACATCTCTGGGAAATTACACCGAACATTAGACAACTCGGTTGCTGTCTGAGAAATCTCAGAAAACAAAGGCAGCTCAGCAAACCCAATGAGGAATTGTTATATCTCTTTGCATATGGGAGCTAAAGACCTTGATAGAACTTTGGTTTCCCTCCGTGAACGATTTACCATCCAGCATGCAGCCGAACTGTGGAATAATGATGGTTCTCCTTTTactattatttgattttttttttatcatcatctTAGGTCACTTAAATCTGGTTTTCAGCTAAACCTGATCAATTGCTAACATCTGTGTTTGTGTAAATGTTTTGCAGAGCAAAAAGATCAAAAGCAATGATGTAACCATTGGACTTGTCTGTAACGCTTGGGAACAATTTTACTTTGGAATATAGTATTCCCAGGTTTCTGTGACacttttccttcctccttctctcctcAATAGATCTTTCTCCTAATTCTTGggaggactcctccttgtttttgctaatacagactaacaggactaccactctgaaacctaattctAGGGGGCACCCCACCCACAAACTCTCACTTTCCCTCACTGGATATTTTGGTTACAGTAGGTTAACAGGTTGCTGATTAAAAGTAGTAAAACTTCTATAACAAAGAGCTGGATAATATTTGGAGGGTTGTTCTGTCTCTTTCTTTGTTTCTCACACACTTTGGGGAAGCATGCAGATCACATAGTAAGaaatcagggtggattgatttaagtTAAGGTTTTTTAAATCACCAAGTAGAAAGCCTGCATTTATATCAGCAATGTTAATCAACTTTTCTGTTTGTACTTcagttttctaaagaaaggtgcactCTCATTTGTTACATAATCATTAAAACGTGTGGATTTACAATGAAATAGAACCTTTAGACTAGTTTTGGTAAATCTTTTTGCTACCTAGACTGGTACACTATAACTATTTATACATTTATGTAAGCAATGATATGGCTTAATATTTTCAGGTTCTTATTAATTGTTAcacttttagtatgttagaaaatggtgactgGTTTATTGCTTATTTACTGGATAATTAACTTCTTGCTCATGATTTGTCAAGTtgcattaggatggtaactgaAATTTAATAACAACAGAAAAAACAGCATATAAATTATTGTATTAAACAAAGCAAGCCCTTACTAGACTACATGACCtgttgtgccatatttataaagtttGACCTCCAAAGTTAAATGCATTCACCCTAATTTTTTAACTCAGTTTATGACAGAGGCTCATGTATTCaccatatttgtttttatttaaatattttaagagattataaatTTAGGCATTAACAAGTTTTgtattcagatttcattttaaacaggtttgcTTTGGAAAAAATCTTATTAGAATTTAAATAATCaagaaaaaatccaatttttattttttttcttaaaaaaaaaaaaaaatcattgacttCTTTCCACCCTGTAGGAAATGAAAGACAATCCTCAGACCTGAAAGGCACTTTGTTTAATTCTGTCTGATTTTCAGTTGTCTCCCTTTCACATTGCAGAGCACATTGGTTGTTTATACCATTAGTATGTGCAGAgagcagggccggttccaggcaccagcttggcaagcaggtgcttggagcggccactccagagaggggcggcaggtccagctattcggcggcaattcggcggacggtccctcactcccactcagaggaccttccgccgaattgctgccgcagatcacgatctcggcttttttttttttttttttttggctgcttggggtggccaaaaccctggagccggccctggcagagaGCTTTCAGAATCTAAAGCACCAGCAGTGCTGTTAGTGTCCGCTACTTGGATATGGTAGGAGAGAGCTGAAGGATCAGCCTTCCAATCACAAAAATGATAGTGGTTAACAAATCCTACGAGAGGCGAAGCgtagggtgtgtggggggcatgTGGAGTCATTACTCAGTTTTCAAACTTCTTGAGCTGAGTGCCCCCCTCCCTTTGAGTTATAGTTTTTGGTTGCGCTCCCCCTTCCCCGGGTGGCCTGCGGAGGTGAGTCAGGGAGTGGAAGTGACGCTCCCTCCCCAAGCTGCGTGGGCCTGGCCGAAGCTCCCAAACATTCCTCCCTACACGGATGTGCCCCACAGTTTAAAAATCTGTGTTGTAGATCTAGAGGTGAAGCATGGGGCAGTCACGGGCCCACCCAGCCTTTAAATTGTGCCTCCCACTATCAATAGTTATATGTTGCCTTTGGTGATGAGCTGAATGTATGAGGCTCTGGggaccgctgctgctgctggaggagtaGGATCCCCTCAAAGGCTGGCTTGAGGAGGagatgagggggtgcaggagtcagggctgggagtgtgtgagggggtgcaggagtcagggctgggtgtgtgtgagcgGAGTACAGGAGCTGGGGGTgccgggtctgggagggagttagggtgcaggagcaggctggggggtagggtgcagggtctggccaagagttaggatgcaggagggggctcagggttggggcagggggttggggtgtggagtgcttacctggggcagcacccttttggtgtgaggggtgcagatggggatgtgggggtgcaggagtcagggctgggtgtgtgtgaggagggtacaggagtcagggcagagggctgggggtgtcagctggggttgtgggggtgctccctgtcccaccccagccccctgccctgaacagctcatggcaggaggttgggggcggGTATGTATAGGAGGAGTGCAGGGGCCCTGTCTTTGCTCCACCCTGCTCCGATTCCACCcacttctccaaggccccgcccccgtctcttctctgcttcctccccagagcatgctgtggccccactcctccccctccctcacggaGCGACCTAAGCActggcaaacagctgtttggtggtggggaaagtgctgggagggaggggaaggggtgggaatggggcacgctcgggggaagaggcggggtgagaggggagtttggctgccggtgggtgtggAACCTGCAGCAGGACCGGAGCCCCAGGTGCTGGCAGGACCATGCTTctggccctggggccccctgtcGTGGGGGGCCCCATGCCAGGGCACTCTGTGTTTTACTATAAATCTGCCTCTGCCAAAGACTCTGGAAGATGATTAATTTTCTTTTACTGCACCACACATGTTGACTGCTTAACACACAACTATAATGATTACATGCGAAATGTGATGCACAAATTATCTTatgaggtgggagggggcaaaATCTGGCTTTTAATGGAAGGCAGGTtacaactttaagtgaggggTGGCTTCTACTTTACCATAGTAACTGAGTCTAATCTTAAATATTGCTGTTTTGTTCTTGCAGTGGGGATAGTTTCTGCATGTCAATCCACTGGTCTTGCACCAACAGGAGATAGGGTGGTTGGTGCCGTGGGCTGCACTGTGGTGTTCCCTGGACCAGAACACATTGACACCACTGGGGTTGTACGGTGGGAgtataaacaaaatgaaaatgaccCTGAACTGACTGTCGTACTTTATTATGTGGCATCACCGAATCCGGAAATCTTACCAGAGTATAAGGATCGTGTTGTATTTAACATGTCCGACTGGTCCCTGGGACTGAAAATGCAACTGGCAGATCAAGGCCTGTACAGATtaaggagagaagaggaggagaagagtgGCAAATGGATCAAGCTGGAGGTTATAGGTAAGTGCCATGTTCATTAATCTTTCATCCATTTGTGCTAATTTCATGTCAGCTTTTCCCTATCTAGGATTGGACAGCAGACATGCTGCATAgaggctgtgatgggttggatcacagagacccccagggagctgccacctgatgtgccatgactacttctacccctgctttccctgccagctaggggccccagcaccctgttttgctgagccagacactcctatctgctccaacaaagatccagggtctgaattacttgccccaaagctgcagtttacctgaaagcagctaacagaagtgttcttgtctttaacactcagatgcccaactcccagtggggtctaaacccaaataaatccgttttaccctgtataaagcgtatacagggcaaactcataaattgttcgctctctataacactgatagagaggtatgcacagttgtttgctcccccaggtattaatacatactctgagttaattactaagtaaaaagtgattttattaaatagagaaagtaggatttaaatggttccaagtagtaatagacagaacaaagtaagtcaccaagcaaaataaaataaaatgcacaaatctgtgcctaatcaaactgaatatagATAAGATCCTccccagttccagaatgctcccttttacagactaatctccttttagcctgggcccaacaatcactcacactccttgcagtcactgccctttgttccagtttcttccaagtatcctgggaaGGTGGAGATGcgctctctttagccagctgaagaccacatggaggggtctcccaggcaGTGGcctagccaggttctaacatcagggggagcgaacacataaaaaaaggcgccacctgacatttcaaattactaattacatacttttaaattcattatacatatttattttgtacttaaaataaaaacacgaGAATGATATTGTTTTACAAGTActtgagcccacttgacaagttttattgtctttgggtctggcttccatcccctctccccaacTGTTGCAGCtatctggaggtgcctgccttctacaccttcctcattcatacctcattcattcaacagtcATTCAATTGATTAAGGGGTGAGGGGAAATCTTAGTCTATtcttagaagaaaaatgtctctttGCTATCTTATTCTAtgcttaggggctataacattataccaagggcaatgcaaagtttctacatgaggctttgatacaaagtttcatgaaaacagaggtcacacgtgggtagacccactacaaggttatatgaagaggcacaatgtaaagtcatatgaaaattattagagatttatctacagaagCCCATCatggggggggctggctggctagcTGGCCGGCCCTACTGCTCTCCTGGTCTACAGGATCAAAGGTGACTCTAGGTACCAGAGCCATCAATCCATCACCTCTCTCCAGTGCACCATTcagtctaaataaataataataaaaaaacctccCAAGTTCCATTTACTGCAGCAAAATGTCTTCAGAGGAGACAAAGGTATTACCAGTGACATGCGCAGAATATCAACTACAAACCCATTCAGGAAGGCAGTGAGCAATTCCAAGTGACTGAAGGCTTAGTGCAGAGAGGCAAGATTGATGCCTGAGGGCTCGAATTAGGTGTCTGGGTTTTATTGATGTAGCCTACATTGTGCATAAAAGAACCTGTGGTGAGGGGTACTGGGGAG
This region of Chrysemys picta bellii isolate R12L10 chromosome 9, ASM1138683v2, whole genome shotgun sequence genomic DNA includes:
- the LOC101943089 gene encoding carcinoembryonic antigen-related cell adhesion molecule 21-like isoform X4, producing the protein MRSAGWVPVALLSVGIVSACQSTGLAPTGDRVVGAVGCTVVFPGPEHIDTTGVVRWEYKQNENDPELTVVLYYVASPNPEILPEYKDRVVFNMSDWSLGLKMQLADQGLYRLRREEEEKSGKWIKLEVIEPLSKPELFRNSSLAGSTIEMVCNVTVGRVDSYQWKKDHKPLPRSDHYQLSWNNSVLLILNAIQADSGCYSCKVTNEVSENETSLELTISDSSAVVSNGVIWGVVITAVITAVIILVIDGNLYSE
- the LOC101943089 gene encoding HEPACAM family member 2-like isoform X8 gives rise to the protein MRSAGWVPVALLSVGIVSACQSTGLAPTGDRVVGAVGCTVVFPGPEHIDTTGVVRWEYKQNENDPELTVVLYYVASPNPEILPEYKDRVVFNMSDWSLGLKMQLADQGLYRLRREEEEKSGKWIKLEVIEPLSKPELFRNSSLAGSTIEMVCNVTVGRVDSYQWKKDHKPLPRSDHYQLSWNNSVLLILNAIQADSGCYSCKVTNEVSENETSLELTISADGNLYSE
- the LOC101943089 gene encoding carcinoembryonic antigen-related cell adhesion molecule 21-like isoform X3, with translation MRSAGWVPVALLSVGIVSACQSTGLAPTGDRVVGAVGCTVVFPGPEHIDTTGVVRWEYKQNENDPELTVVLYYVASPNPEILPEYKDRVVFNMSDWSLGLKMQLADQGLYRLRREEEEKSGKWIKLEVIEPLSKPELFRNSSLAGSTIEMVCNVTVGRVDSYQWKKDHKPLPRSDHYQLSWNNSVLLILNAIQADSGCYSCKVTNEVSENETSLELTISDSSAVVSNGVIWGVVITAVITAVIILVIADGNLYSE
- the LOC101943089 gene encoding HEPACAM family member 2-like isoform X6, translating into MRSAGWVPVALLSVGIVSACQSTGLAPTGDRVVGAVGCTVVFPGPEHIDTTGVVRWEYKQNENDPELTVVLYYVASPNPEILPEYKDRVVFNMSDWSLGLKMQLADQGLYRLRREEEEKSGKWIKLEVIESQEPSSGSLMVVGGRNFLTEPLSKPELFRNSSLAGSTIEMVCNVTVGRVDSYQWKKDHKPLPRSDHYQLSWNNSVLLILNAIQADSGCYSCKVTNEVSENETSLELTISADGNLYSE